A stretch of Cicer arietinum cultivar CDC Frontier isolate Library 1 chromosome 5, Cicar.CDCFrontier_v2.0, whole genome shotgun sequence DNA encodes these proteins:
- the LOC101505657 gene encoding protein MAINTENANCE OF MERISTEMS-like yields MAARAFLLFLVGCTLFSNKSVFAVSVAYLECFRDLNSCQGYAWGAAALAYLYDNLRETSMHHTRMVSGYLALLQAWVYEHFPALCANCCRLSQTYVEHYPKALRWKPKWDEGLVLPFWKAFDEIDVDDICWTPYIEHRLKRPFETV; encoded by the exons ATGGCTGCGAGggcatttcttttatttttggttggTTGCACCTTGTTCAGCAACAAGAGTGTCTTCGCAGTGAGTGTTGCCTACCTTGAATGCTTCAGAGACCTCAACTCATGTCAGGGATATGCATGGGGTGCTGCTGCGCTTGCTTACCTATACGACAATCTTCGAGAAACAAGCATGCATCATACTAGAATGGTATCAGGGTATCTGGCACTATTACAG GCGTGGGTGTATGAGCATTTTCCAGCATTATGTGCAAATTGTTGTAGACTCTCTCAGACTTATGTTGAGCACTATCCTAAAGCACTTAGATGGAAGCCAAAATGGGATGAGGGTTTGGTTCTTCCATTTTGGAAAGCATTCGACGAGATTGATGTTGATGACATATGTTGGACACCCTACATAGAGCATAGACTGAAGCGACCATTTGAGACTGTTTGA